From a single Mycolicibacterium moriokaense genomic region:
- a CDS encoding GAF and ANTAR domain-containing protein, with protein sequence MADYDPQPGRVSVPQPDLTAAQREADDLDLYAALSGVASLVASGQGVMALLDDVAELALRAIPGVDGVGVTVVDTSADAPSIKARAVTAQFVADLDKLQDNEGPFLTCMQTRRPTVSGSLGSDGRWPHFAGGVARMGVHSALALPMLVGDQLVGAIAAYAHRRDAFDDHAVDLGSRFAGPAAASVYNAQLLGRAQERTKQLQDALGTRAVIDQAIGIIRARSGIGAQEAFDRLIRMSQAENVKLHIVAERLVDEAVRRARARRRG encoded by the coding sequence ATGGCTGACTACGACCCCCAGCCAGGTCGGGTATCGGTACCGCAGCCCGATCTGACTGCCGCACAACGCGAAGCGGACGACCTCGACCTGTATGCCGCACTGAGCGGGGTCGCCAGTCTGGTGGCCAGCGGTCAAGGGGTGATGGCCCTACTCGACGACGTTGCGGAGTTGGCCCTTCGGGCGATTCCCGGCGTCGACGGTGTCGGGGTGACGGTCGTAGATACTTCCGCGGACGCACCGTCGATCAAGGCGCGGGCCGTCACCGCTCAATTCGTTGCGGACCTCGACAAGTTGCAAGACAACGAGGGTCCGTTCCTCACCTGCATGCAGACGAGGCGGCCCACCGTCAGCGGTTCGCTGGGTAGTGACGGCCGGTGGCCACACTTCGCTGGAGGCGTCGCCAGGATGGGCGTGCATTCCGCGCTTGCGCTGCCAATGCTCGTGGGCGATCAGCTCGTCGGTGCCATCGCCGCGTACGCACACCGCCGCGATGCATTCGACGACCATGCCGTCGACCTGGGCTCGAGGTTCGCCGGGCCCGCAGCGGCGTCGGTGTACAACGCGCAACTGCTCGGCCGGGCACAGGAGCGGACCAAACAGCTGCAGGATGCGCTCGGCACCCGCGCGGTGATCGATCAGGCGATCGGAATCATCCGCGCCCGCTCCGGCATCGGCGCGCAGGAGGCGTTCGACAGGCTGATTCGGATGAGCCAAGCGGAGAACGTGAAACTACACATCGTCGCCGAGCGCCTGGTCGACGAGGCGGTGCGGCGCGCAAGGGCGCGCCGACGCGGCTGA
- a CDS encoding GAF and ANTAR domain-containing protein — MTEPPRETRVLDAVVSLVDSLLDDFDIVDLMTELTEHCARLLGVAAAGFLLADPLDQLRLIAATSEQARELELFQLQADEGPCIECYAGGQMVSVADLAAAADRWPRFVPAALDAGFASVHAVPMRAAGIVLGALGLFGAHPGELDPADRLVAQTLAHIACVAILQEHPPTSVTVMPQLRSALASRVIVEQAKGLLRETLDVSVEEAFALLRAYARANNEHLTEVARRLMSDRHARPVLTAAIGEFASTER; from the coding sequence ATGACCGAACCCCCCCGCGAGACCCGCGTTCTCGACGCGGTCGTTTCCCTCGTCGACTCTCTCCTCGACGATTTCGACATCGTCGATCTGATGACCGAACTCACCGAGCACTGTGCCCGGCTGCTCGGCGTCGCGGCCGCAGGTTTCCTGCTTGCCGATCCCCTGGACCAACTGCGACTGATCGCGGCCACCTCCGAGCAGGCTCGCGAGCTGGAGCTCTTTCAGTTGCAGGCCGACGAGGGACCCTGCATCGAGTGCTACGCCGGTGGACAGATGGTTTCGGTGGCCGACCTGGCGGCTGCGGCGGACCGGTGGCCCCGGTTCGTGCCCGCCGCGCTCGATGCCGGCTTCGCCTCCGTGCACGCCGTCCCGATGCGTGCGGCAGGCATCGTCCTCGGCGCGCTCGGCTTGTTCGGTGCCCATCCGGGCGAACTCGACCCGGCGGACCGTCTCGTGGCCCAGACGCTCGCACACATCGCCTGTGTGGCGATCCTGCAGGAGCACCCCCCCACGTCGGTGACCGTGATGCCGCAGTTGCGCTCGGCGCTGGCCAGCCGTGTCATCGTCGAGCAGGCGAAGGGGCTGCTGCGGGAAACCCTCGACGTCTCGGTTGAAGAGGCCTTCGCCCTGCTTCGAGCGTATGCGCGCGCCAACAATGAGCATCTCACCGAGGTCGCCCGGCGTCTGATGAGCGATCGCCACGCACGTCCGGTGCTGACCGCCGCGATCGGTGAATTCGCCTCGACGGAAAGGTAA
- a CDS encoding GAF and ANTAR domain-containing protein, whose amino-acid sequence MAIAEQLFAAVDGRQGTDAADRLCEACVVLFDIDAAAISLVFDGASSGTLGSSGEHARTCDELQFLLGEGPCLDSVVRRAPVLIVDLADPKEGRWPVYGPAMLDLRVRGVFAMPVVVAGEYVGALDLFRAAPGPLEGEQLSGAIVAAELAGVPLLDLLDGDLQAAVADPDSNAWAELHALSRVEVSQATGMLVAQLDLEPAEALVRLRAHAYATGRSATDVARDILDRRLRLEAD is encoded by the coding sequence GTGGCGATTGCAGAGCAACTTTTCGCCGCTGTCGACGGACGGCAGGGGACAGATGCCGCCGACCGACTCTGCGAAGCGTGTGTGGTGCTCTTCGACATCGACGCGGCGGCGATCTCTCTGGTGTTCGACGGCGCCAGCAGTGGAACCCTCGGCTCCAGCGGTGAACACGCGCGCACCTGCGACGAACTGCAGTTTCTCCTCGGTGAAGGTCCGTGTCTGGACTCGGTCGTCCGACGCGCACCCGTCCTGATCGTCGATCTCGCCGACCCCAAGGAAGGGCGCTGGCCCGTGTACGGGCCCGCGATGTTGGACCTGCGGGTCCGCGGCGTTTTCGCGATGCCCGTTGTCGTCGCAGGTGAGTACGTCGGCGCTCTCGACCTCTTTCGCGCCGCGCCCGGCCCCCTGGAGGGCGAGCAGTTGTCCGGTGCCATCGTGGCCGCGGAGCTTGCCGGTGTTCCGCTGCTCGACCTCCTCGACGGCGACCTGCAGGCCGCCGTGGCCGATCCCGACAGCAATGCCTGGGCCGAACTACACGCCCTGTCCCGCGTCGAGGTCAGCCAGGCCACCGGCATGCTCGTCGCGCAACTCGACCTAGAGCCGGCCGAGGCGCTTGTCCGCCTGCGTGCCCACGCCTACGCGACCGGCCGCAGCGCCACCGACGTCGCACGCGACATCCTCGATCGCAGGCTCAGGCTCGAGGCAGACTGA
- a CDS encoding fatty acid desaturase family protein: MAIADVAAYAHLSDADVEALGDELDAIRSDIEESLGERDAAYIRRTIKFQRSLDVVSRVIIACTQSKGGWLLGTTLLALAKSVENMEIGHNVGHGQWDWMNDPEIHSSTWEWDMVGVSSQWRYSHNYRHHVFSNIVGVDDDLGFGVIRMTRDEPWEPVNLLQPLRNLLLACVFEWGIGLHGIHSARDRLVSGDGEFARAKGAFIRKIARQSLKDYVLIPAISRSRWRRTLTANATANLLRNVWAYVVIFCGHFPDGALTFTADVLEDETRAHWYLRQMLGAANFKAGPLLAFASGNLCYQIEHHLFPSLPSNRYPQIAGRVRELCDKYDVPYTTGSLVRQYLQVLRTIHTLALPDRVTLTYPTPNGAASCPEEEAEGVSFDPRPAGSVDAPLAFG; this comes from the coding sequence ATGGCGATTGCCGATGTCGCCGCGTACGCCCATCTCAGCGACGCGGATGTCGAAGCTCTGGGTGATGAGCTCGATGCCATCCGCAGCGACATCGAGGAGTCCCTCGGCGAACGCGACGCGGCCTACATCCGGCGCACCATCAAATTCCAGAGATCGCTGGACGTCGTCTCCCGCGTGATCATCGCGTGCACCCAGTCGAAGGGTGGCTGGCTGCTCGGAACGACGTTGTTGGCCTTAGCGAAAAGCGTCGAGAACATGGAAATCGGCCACAACGTCGGTCACGGCCAGTGGGACTGGATGAACGATCCGGAGATCCACTCGAGCACGTGGGAGTGGGACATGGTCGGCGTCTCGTCACAATGGCGCTATTCGCACAACTACCGCCACCACGTGTTCAGCAACATCGTCGGTGTGGACGACGATCTCGGTTTCGGTGTGATACGCATGACGCGCGACGAGCCGTGGGAGCCGGTGAATCTGCTGCAGCCGCTCCGTAATCTGTTGCTGGCCTGTGTCTTCGAATGGGGTATCGGCCTACACGGAATTCATTCGGCGCGTGATCGACTGGTCTCGGGCGACGGAGAGTTCGCCAGGGCGAAGGGTGCGTTCATTCGAAAGATCGCCCGGCAATCGCTCAAGGATTACGTGCTGATCCCCGCGATCAGCCGATCGCGCTGGCGCAGAACTCTGACGGCCAACGCCACGGCCAATCTGTTGCGGAATGTCTGGGCGTACGTGGTGATCTTCTGCGGTCACTTCCCCGACGGCGCCCTGACATTCACCGCCGACGTGCTCGAGGACGAAACCCGGGCCCATTGGTATCTGCGCCAGATGCTGGGTGCCGCGAACTTCAAGGCCGGTCCGCTGCTGGCCTTCGCCAGCGGGAACCTGTGCTACCAGATCGAGCATCATCTGTTCCCCAGCCTGCCCAGTAACCGCTATCCACAGATCGCGGGCCGCGTCCGCGAACTGTGTGACAAGTACGACGTGCCCTACACCACCGGTTCGCTTGTGCGCCAGTATCTTCAGGTGTTGCGCACCATTCACACACTCGCACTGCCTGATCGAGTGACGCTGACGTACCCAACCCCCAACGGCGCCGCGTCCTGCCCGGAGGAGGAGGCTGAGGGAGTGAGCTTCGATCCGCGTCCGGCGGGCAGCGTTGATGCCCCACTTGCGTTCGGGTAG
- a CDS encoding N(5)-(carboxyethyl)ornithine synthase produces MTRSDRAQQLSLGVLARSRKPNEFRLPIHPAHFARIDHRIRERIFLEHGYGSDFGARDADLAELVGGIADREHLIATCDVILLPKVQAEDLAAFKAGQIVWGWPHCVQDPAMTQLAIDNRLTLVAFEAMNHWQSDGGFGLHVFHKNNELAGYCSVLHAMQSVGITGIYGRKLRAAVIGFGATARGAVTALNSHGVDDVRVLTNRDVAAVGSPIHSTQIIQMGPDPDAPERIWADTPDGVVPVADLLADNDIVVNCVLQDPDAPLVFVTGNDLATFTAGSLIVDVSCDVGMGFSWARPTSFTQPIIEVANGIHYYAVDHSPSYLWNSATWEISEALLPHLDALLAGPQAWDDTPTIARAIEIRDGVVLNPGILSFQRRDQTYPHAVQP; encoded by the coding sequence ATGACAAGAAGCGATAGGGCTCAACAGCTTTCGCTTGGAGTTCTGGCTCGCTCGCGCAAGCCGAACGAGTTCAGGTTGCCGATCCACCCAGCACATTTCGCAAGGATCGATCACCGGATCCGCGAGCGCATCTTTCTCGAGCACGGCTACGGTTCGGACTTCGGCGCCAGGGACGCTGACCTGGCCGAACTCGTCGGCGGAATAGCCGACCGCGAGCATCTGATCGCCACGTGCGACGTCATTCTGTTGCCGAAAGTTCAGGCGGAGGATCTGGCCGCATTCAAGGCGGGGCAGATCGTGTGGGGCTGGCCGCACTGCGTCCAGGACCCCGCCATGACGCAACTCGCCATCGACAATCGGTTGACACTGGTCGCCTTCGAGGCGATGAACCATTGGCAGTCCGACGGCGGGTTCGGGCTGCACGTCTTTCACAAGAACAACGAGTTGGCTGGCTACTGCTCCGTCCTGCACGCAATGCAATCCGTAGGGATCACTGGCATTTACGGGCGCAAGTTGCGCGCTGCCGTCATCGGATTCGGTGCGACGGCCCGCGGCGCCGTCACCGCGTTGAACTCGCACGGTGTCGACGACGTGCGCGTGCTCACCAACCGGGACGTGGCGGCCGTCGGGTCGCCGATCCACTCCACCCAGATCATCCAGATGGGGCCCGATCCGGACGCGCCTGAGCGGATATGGGCAGACACCCCCGACGGGGTCGTCCCAGTGGCCGATCTACTCGCGGACAACGACATCGTCGTCAACTGTGTCCTTCAGGATCCGGACGCGCCCCTCGTCTTCGTCACCGGGAACGACTTGGCCACCTTCACTGCCGGCAGTCTCATCGTCGACGTGTCCTGCGACGTGGGCATGGGCTTCAGTTGGGCGCGTCCGACGTCATTCACCCAGCCCATCATCGAGGTGGCGAACGGCATCCACTATTACGCGGTCGACCACAGCCCGTCCTATCTCTGGAATTCGGCCACGTGGGAGATCAGCGAGGCCCTGTTACCCCACCTGGACGCGCTGCTGGCGGGTCCGCAGGCATGGGACGACACTCCGACGATCGCCAGGGCCATCGAGATCCGCGACGGTGTCGTCCTCAATCCCGGGATTCTGTCGTTTCAGCGCCGCGACCAAACCTATCCGCACGCGGTTCAGCCATGA
- a CDS encoding glycosyltransferase: protein MADTPDGSMAAGRSQVDVAIVQHEVGTTDDVVEIVDGLGVPSIVVVHSIPEQPTAQQCSSLEAIAAIADRVVVMSEAARQRLYLTYAMDRRKIATIPHGATLPTVPRVKRPSRPTILTWGLLRPGKGIERVIDVMPTLGDIPGRPRYLVAGPMDPAIPVAEAEAYRDARVEQARRLGVADSVSFDPRYYDNSSLAALIQQASVVVVPNDSTAQVSSGVLVDALANGRPIVATAFSHAIELLASGAGMVVEHDDPVALAGALRQIITQPRLAGSMAAEVRRRAPEVGWPVVAAAYTELAQRVMAEPRADRFGRGAETTESRD, encoded by the coding sequence GTGGCAGACACACCGGACGGGTCCATGGCCGCGGGACGCAGCCAGGTGGACGTCGCGATCGTGCAACATGAAGTCGGCACGACCGACGACGTGGTCGAAATCGTCGACGGACTGGGTGTCCCGTCGATAGTAGTCGTCCACAGCATTCCGGAACAACCTACGGCACAACAATGTTCGAGCCTCGAAGCGATCGCGGCCATTGCGGACCGCGTGGTCGTGATGTCCGAGGCGGCGCGTCAGCGCCTCTACCTCACCTACGCCATGGACCGGCGCAAGATCGCCACGATCCCGCACGGTGCCACGTTGCCGACCGTCCCTCGGGTGAAACGCCCGAGTCGGCCCACCATCCTGACGTGGGGCCTACTGCGTCCAGGCAAGGGCATCGAAAGGGTCATCGACGTGATGCCGACCCTCGGCGACATCCCCGGCCGACCCCGCTACCTGGTTGCCGGGCCGATGGATCCCGCGATTCCGGTGGCCGAAGCCGAGGCGTATCGCGATGCGCGAGTCGAACAGGCGCGGCGTCTGGGCGTGGCCGATTCGGTGTCGTTCGACCCCCGCTACTACGACAATTCATCGTTGGCCGCACTGATCCAGCAGGCCTCCGTGGTGGTGGTGCCCAACGACTCCACGGCGCAAGTGAGCTCCGGTGTGCTCGTCGACGCGTTGGCCAATGGCAGACCTATTGTGGCCACGGCGTTTTCGCACGCCATCGAGTTGCTGGCCAGCGGGGCGGGCATGGTCGTCGAGCACGATGACCCCGTCGCGCTCGCGGGCGCGCTCCGACAGATCATCACGCAGCCGCGACTTGCCGGCTCGATGGCAGCCGAGGTCAGACGGCGGGCGCCGGAGGTCGGATGGCCGGTGGTCGCCGCCGCCTATACGGAACTCGCGCAGCGAGTCATGGCTGAACCGCGTGCGGATAGGTTTGGTCGCGGCGCTGAAACGACAGAATCCCGGGATTGA
- a CDS encoding DUF5994 family protein: MTRNQPSTTDAPRTTPDQTPRLRLKPKACMSGYVDGAWWPHSDDLTTQLPDLLAVLSVRLGPIGRVVYNANEWDTPPRKVTIGGRTVRLGGFQYQPVHTLEVLGLSGNRIALLVVPPNTDPEEAHTALMAAAGPGNDSTVADLLASTARVGT, from the coding sequence ATGACGCGAAATCAACCTTCCACCACCGATGCGCCTCGCACCACGCCCGATCAGACGCCGCGACTGCGCTTGAAACCCAAGGCCTGCATGAGCGGGTATGTCGACGGCGCATGGTGGCCGCACAGCGACGACCTCACGACTCAGCTACCGGACCTGCTGGCAGTGCTGTCGGTACGGCTGGGCCCGATTGGCCGCGTGGTGTACAACGCGAATGAATGGGACACGCCGCCCCGGAAGGTGACCATCGGCGGCCGAACGGTGCGGCTCGGCGGATTTCAGTATCAGCCGGTGCACACCCTCGAAGTTCTCGGCTTGAGCGGCAACAGAATTGCCTTACTTGTGGTTCCACCGAACACCGATCCCGAGGAGGCGCACACCGCGCTGATGGCCGCTGCGGGTCCGGGCAATGATTCGACCGTTGCCGATCTCCTGGCGTCGACCGCGCGGGTGGGCACCTGA
- a CDS encoding Fe-S protein: MELLRHVVVLLHIVGFAVTFGAWAAEAAAKRFRFTRIMDYGILLSLLTGLALAAPWPVGIELNYPKIGVKLVILIVIGGLLGMGSARQKKTGEAVARGLFVAVGVLSFAAAAIAVLW; encoded by the coding sequence ATGGAACTACTACGTCACGTAGTTGTACTGCTGCACATCGTCGGTTTCGCCGTCACGTTCGGGGCGTGGGCCGCCGAAGCGGCCGCCAAACGGTTCCGCTTCACCCGCATCATGGACTACGGCATCCTGCTGTCGCTGCTTACCGGACTGGCGCTCGCCGCGCCGTGGCCGGTGGGTATCGAACTGAACTACCCGAAGATCGGCGTCAAGCTCGTCATCCTCATCGTGATCGGCGGCCTGCTCGGCATGGGAAGCGCGCGACAGAAGAAGACGGGCGAGGCCGTCGCGCGTGGGCTCTTTGTCGCCGTGGGTGTGTTGTCGTTCGCGGCCGCCGCGATCGCCGTTCTCTGGTGA
- a CDS encoding DUF1942 domain-containing protein has protein sequence MSIKGLAKLAGATAVAAGLALGTAGIATATDSIQQFGVEQTINDVASGGPLIGYVVTDLQPSTDSIPYPVAGRLWEATLTVNAFGNWANPVLPRFNARAENGQGYQAITNVFIPTAIQGNAVPPNGTSSGKLYFDVVGVDPNSVVYNDGIRDILAWVP, from the coding sequence TTGAGCATCAAGGGACTAGCAAAACTTGCCGGCGCGACCGCGGTCGCGGCCGGCCTCGCGCTCGGGACGGCTGGGATCGCGACGGCCACCGACAGCATCCAACAGTTCGGCGTGGAGCAGACGATCAACGACGTCGCGTCCGGCGGCCCACTGATCGGCTACGTAGTGACCGATCTTCAGCCGAGCACCGATTCGATCCCTTACCCGGTTGCCGGACGACTGTGGGAAGCGACGCTGACGGTGAATGCCTTTGGAAACTGGGCTAATCCGGTGCTGCCGCGTTTCAACGCCCGCGCGGAGAACGGCCAGGGGTACCAGGCGATCACCAACGTGTTCATCCCGACGGCCATTCAGGGCAACGCCGTACCGCCGAACGGTACATCGAGCGGCAAGCTCTACTTCGATGTCGTCGGTGTCGATCCGAACAGCGTCGTCTACAACGACGGGATTCGCGACATTCTCGCCTGGGTGCCCTGA